In a genomic window of Pseudoxanthomonas indica:
- the rpe gene encoding ribulose-phosphate 3-epimerase, whose amino-acid sequence MSTCLIAPSILSANFAKLGEEVDNVLAAGADWVHFDVMDNHYVPNLTIGPMVCQALRKHGVTAPIDVHLMVEPVDRIVPDFAEAGASIISFHPEASRHVHRTIQLIKSHGCKAGLVLNPATPVDVLDWVLDDLDLVLLMSVNPGFGGQAFIHSTLEKLRAVRRKIDATGKDIRLEIDGGVKADNIGEIAAAGADAFVAGSAIFNAPDYADVIRRMRAAVAAARG is encoded by the coding sequence ATGTCGACCTGCCTGATTGCCCCGTCCATCCTGTCCGCCAACTTCGCCAAGCTGGGCGAGGAAGTGGACAACGTGCTCGCCGCCGGTGCGGACTGGGTGCATTTCGACGTGATGGACAACCACTACGTGCCCAACCTGACCATCGGCCCGATGGTCTGCCAGGCGCTGCGCAAGCATGGGGTGACCGCGCCCATCGACGTGCACCTGATGGTGGAGCCGGTGGACCGCATCGTGCCGGACTTCGCCGAGGCCGGCGCCAGCATCATCAGCTTCCACCCGGAAGCCTCGCGCCACGTGCACCGCACGATCCAGCTGATCAAGTCGCACGGCTGCAAGGCCGGGCTGGTGCTGAATCCGGCCACGCCGGTGGATGTGCTGGACTGGGTGCTGGACGACCTGGACCTGGTGCTGCTGATGTCGGTCAATCCGGGCTTTGGCGGCCAGGCGTTCATTCATTCCACGCTGGAAAAACTGCGCGCCGTGCGCCGCAAGATCGACGCCACCGGCAAGGACATCCGCCTGGAAATCGATGGCGGGGTGAAGGCCGACAACATCGGTGAGATTGCGGCAGCGGGCGCGGACGCCTTCGTGGCGGGCTCGGCGATTTTCAACGCGCCGGACTATGCCGACGTGATCCGCCGCATGCGCGCGGCAGTGGCGGCTGCGCGCGGCTGA
- the yegS gene encoding lipid kinase YegS codes for MAAPHWRLILNGKAAGNDDLREAVAHWRKQGIALSVRVTWEAGDAERYVAEAIEAGVDCLVAAGGDGTLGEVAATLALRPEAAEDLPSLALVPLGTANDFASAAGVAQEPRDALGLIAVAPAVPVDLLKVQADDGPHWCANLASGGFGTDVTVETDEGLKKVLGGLAYLITGIAKLGRIEPIPARISGPEFEWSGEFIALGIGNGRQAGGGQALCPEALVDDGLLDLTIIPELQGELAGTVSTLLTQGKQPALERIATRARLPWLELQSDQPITLNLDGEPLRSRRFRVECVPGRLRMHLPQDCPLLAPNRASRLVQADTLG; via the coding sequence ATGGCAGCACCGCATTGGCGCCTGATCCTCAATGGCAAGGCCGCTGGCAACGACGATCTGCGCGAGGCCGTGGCGCATTGGCGCAAGCAGGGCATTGCCCTGTCGGTGCGGGTGACCTGGGAAGCCGGCGATGCCGAGCGCTACGTGGCCGAGGCGATCGAGGCGGGCGTGGATTGCCTGGTGGCCGCAGGCGGGGATGGCACCCTCGGTGAAGTCGCCGCGACCCTGGCCTTGCGTCCGGAAGCGGCCGAAGACCTGCCCAGCCTGGCGCTGGTGCCGCTGGGCACCGCCAACGATTTCGCCAGTGCGGCCGGCGTGGCGCAGGAGCCGCGCGATGCGCTGGGCCTGATCGCCGTGGCCCCGGCGGTGCCGGTGGATCTGCTGAAGGTGCAGGCCGACGATGGCCCGCACTGGTGCGCCAACCTGGCCAGCGGCGGCTTCGGCACCGACGTGACGGTGGAAACCGATGAAGGCTTGAAGAAGGTGCTCGGCGGCCTGGCGTATCTGATTACCGGCATCGCCAAGCTGGGCCGGATCGAGCCGATTCCGGCGCGCATCAGTGGTCCGGAGTTCGAGTGGAGCGGTGAATTCATCGCCCTGGGCATCGGCAATGGCCGCCAGGCCGGCGGTGGCCAGGCGCTGTGTCCGGAAGCGCTGGTCGATGATGGCCTGCTCGATCTGACCATCATCCCGGAGCTGCAGGGCGAACTGGCCGGTACCGTCAGCACCTTGTTGACCCAGGGCAAGCAGCCCGCACTGGAACGCATCGCCACGCGTGCGCGTCTGCCGTGGCTGGAACTGCAAAGCGATCAGCCCATCACCTTGAACCTGGATGGCGAACCGCTGCGTTCACGCCGGTTCCGGGTCGAATGCGTTCCAGGCCGGTTGCGCATGCATCTGCCG